The Fusarium poae strain DAOMC 252244 chromosome 2, whole genome shotgun sequence nucleotide sequence CACATGAGCTGTTGTAAAGAACCATTAAGCATCGACAAACTCGATCTGAAAATGTCAACGGTGTCGGGAGCCAATAACTCAAACCTAGGAATGAATTAGCCACACCGTTACTTTACTCTATCCTTAATAGCCGAAATTCCATCAATATGAATTGGGCATCAATCGTGTTCGGTTGTTTCACCGTCTCAACAATGTCTTTCGCGGCATTCGCCAATTCATCACACATGCTAGTTCCATGCTCCTCTACTATTACCATTCCAGCAATAATAAGCATCTTCAATACAAAACTACTTAGTCATAGCTACTTGGGTTTGCAACTTTGCTAGAGCTAGTCCACCGCTAATTTCCTTTCTCATACCAAATACCTAGACAACTGCCTGCAACCAAGGCTGAGTGGACCTCTCTTCAACCTCACCCTAGCAAGCCAAGAGCCCAGCCTCGACTAACCATTATTATCAATATCCCACCAAGTTTATAGACCAAAAAAGAAACTCTCTTGGCGACAACGTGCTTTCCGACTTGGCTACATCTGCCAGCCCGCCTTGGTAGCTTACCCCAGATCAACATCGCACAAGCTCTGCCAAGTTCGCCCAGCCACTATCTCTTACATGCAGTGCATGTTATTCATGATCTGGCGTCTGGGCAATATGGATCTCACAGTTGATATCATGAATTTTCGGTTAAAGTATACGAAAGAGAAGTAAGAACAACTCAAATCTCCAAATGCCAAGCCTCatcaaaacaacaacaaccctGCCACGAGTGGCACTGCATAGAAAGCATATCGGAATTAAATATGAAACTCCGCATCTTGTAGTTTAAGATTTCAGGATCCTTGCTCGGACATATATATCCTAGGTGTGGATGCTTCTAACGACATCTTACATGAAGACCTTTCTCCTACTCCCACAACTATGTACTTTCTCAGCTCCTCGGGCAACATTAGCCCACCTAGCCATGTTTCGTGCGATACCACGCTTGCTCAATGGGTTAGTACTCGAGGTCTCATGCTTGGGTACATCTTCGACACTCAAGGCAAGACTGGCAGCTCCATATGCGGCAGCCTTTGCATTAATAAGAAATGCTTCCTTGTTGATATTCTTGATATCGTCACAAGCGGTATGATAGCAGATATCTTGTGGCGGGCCAGCACCAGTAAAGATACCGGATGAGGGAATTCCTAATTCAAGAAAGCCTATATAATCAGATGAACTCCCGAAAGGTCTGTCATGTTTTAGCAAACGTGTAGAGTGACTGGATTAAATTCAAACTTACGCGTATTCAGCTGGATATCCATGATCAGTCAAGTATTCGTATAGATACTTAGCTCCAGCTTTATGGGCGTCCGAGTCGGAATATACGATGTAGTAAGGTTGCAGAGAGGCGATCATATCGTAGTTATAGTAAAATCGAATCTTGCTCGCCTCCTCTTCAGATAAACTCGACACGTAATATGTCGACCCAATCATTCCGCTCTCCTCTGCTCCCCAAAAGGCGAATCTGAGTTTGTTTTTGAAACTTTTGTACTTGATGGCCTCGACAATGCTGAGCAGGGCAGCAACACCACTTCCGTTATCGTTGATACCAGGGCCCTCTTGAACAGAGTCCAGATGGGCACCCAGCATAACAATGTTGTTTGGATTGCCCTCCTTGGTGTCTGCGATAATCTGCCAGGTCTCGCGCTTTTCATTCAAGACATCGATGGTTAAGTTGATTTCCAAAGTTTCACCATCCTTGAGTCGTTCTGCCCAGGCGTTGCCCTGGTCATATGTGATAACGCCCACAGGTGCAAGTTTACCAATGTTTTCAGCGCCAAGGGAGCCGGAGCCAGCGGTTTGAGCGGGATTGTCGTTGAAAACAATGGCAGCAGAAGCGCCATTTTCCTTTGCAAGTTTGAGCTTGTTGATGAAATGACATTTACCACGCTTGATTAAAGCGATCTTTCCCTTAACATCAATCCCTTTCCATTGGTCTTCGAAACAGCCTGAACCACGTTCGTCGTCGATGGGGATCAAAACCAAAGGAGCAGTTACGCCCCCAGGTAGTGAAGTGGCATGGTTATATTGCAGGGATACTACGTCAACATCCTCTCCTTCGGGGCCTGTCAGAGCGATCTTGCGCGTTTGGGAAAAGAGATGGGTGAATGGCTGAACAGAAATATCGAACTGGTCTCCTTGGCTCAATCGTTCATGGACGAAATCAAGAGAGGCTTTATAGCCAGGAAGCCCAAAAGCTcggctgctgttgttgtcgaGGGCAATTTTATATAACTTCTGGAGGGAATTATCGAGACTAGATAAAGTCAGCTCCCTATTCGTAGCTGGGGATGTCAGAGAATTCTTACTCTTGCCCTTTGATACTATCTGCAGCTTGCTGGGGGGAGAGACGCTTGTATGCACAGGCTACATTAGCCCAAAGTGCTAGAGATAGGACAATGTAGGTAAGCTTCATGTTTGTCAACTGTCTTATGTATAGTTGATATGAAAACAGCAAATGGTGGTTGCtgctcttatatatattattgaAAAAGTCCTCATCAGCCTGATTCTTTGGAAATAGCCGTCGTTTTAGGTCTCACTATGTGCTAGCTACACAATCCTTCAGATGGATGCGCTTGCTAAGCCACATATATGTGCTTTCTGTACGCCATTCGATTATACGAAAGCCTTAATGCTGGATGGATAAATACCCACCATCCTTTCTGATGCTACGGCTAAGGGGCAATTGGAAGGCGCAGTCGCATTATAGAACCGAGCTGACCATTGAGGGGCCACCGAATCATAACGATCCTGGAGCTAAATGGACAATTTGGCACCATGGATCGGATTGTTGTAATTGCAACCTTCACTGTAAGCCCCAAGCTGCGAGTCCGAGATAGGATCCGAGGTACCCTATCAAGTCGCACGACAACGCAAATTGGCAAATAAATACCAAATAGAAGCTCCCCATGACTGGCAAGTAGTTCGAATACGTCTGTAATAAAGGAAATCCAAGTCAAAAGAGTATCGCGACTTGGGCCTTGAAACAAATCAAACTCAATCCTCCACACCTTTGATAAGATTCTTGACCCCTTCTCCTCTCATGGTTCTTTCCCACGCCTCAGGTGCCTTCTCGAATGGAACAATACTGCTTATAAAGGTCGTAACGGACACTTTGCGTGATTCAAGCAGCCCCAAAGCAATTTCAAAATCACCAGGACCATACCGGAAACAAGTCTTCATGGTAATCTCCTTCTCGCACATGGCGTGAATGGGCAAGGACTGTATGGGTTTACCCAGCCCAATTTGTATGAAGATTCCGCCGGGTGCTACACACAAGATGCCAGTATGTGCTGATACTTCAACCCCAGTACATTCCAGAACGGTATCGGCGCCTAGACCGAGACCTCCCTCCTTCACCAGTCTgacagcttcttcttcaggaGTTGCATCTAGCCGGGGCTGGAAAGTGTGACAATCTACAACCCTTTTCGCGAAGGCAAGTTTCTCAGGGTTGATGTCTGTGATAATAACAGTTTTAGCCCCGTAAGCCTTTGCGGTTGCTGCAGTAAGACATCCAACAGTTCCAGCTCCTTGCACAATGACATTCTGTCCAGGTCTTATATCGGCAAGACCAACGCCATGGACAGCAACACCGAGCGGCTCAACCAGAACTGCTTCTTCAAGACTAATGGAATCGGGGAGCTTGTAAGCAAAATCCTCGGGAATCTTAAAAAAGCGAGAGAGTGTCCCATGAGTGAACGGAGGGTCTGCAGCGAATTTCATCTTGCGGCACAGATTGTATCTCCCGGATTTGCAGTAACTACAGCTCTTGCATGAGAACCCTGGTTCTATAGTAACACGATCACCTGGCTTGAGTTGAGAGACTTCTGGGCCGACTTTGTGGATTATACCCGAGGCTTCGTGACCCATCACAAGGGGCTGCTGTTGACTGACTTTTCTTGCAAAACCACCTTCAGTCCAGAAATGAACCTGAAAATGTCAGTGATATCCATATAAAGATGAAGTTGTGCTGCCCCAGTTGATAACATCACGAATCTCTCACGACGGGAGCAGAATTTGAAGGTCAATTGACTAGATTATTCATACTGAGACAGCCTTTAGCTTTGGGCTTCATTGTCTGACTTTTTCTAACAGCTAGCTATGACTAGAAGATCTTATTGATAATTGCTACTTACTCTTCTAACTGTTTAAACCAGGCTTTATATAGTTCCTGCTTAAGGGTCTAGTTAAtttcctttataaatatCCTTTCTGCCTCTGATAGGTTATTCTCTAGCCTTTTTACTAATTTCTTCTCTAGCTTCCTTAGCCTCTTTAGCTCTTTTTCTATTTTAGtagaactatatatatagataaggtataagttatatataaaggctattagcttaaccttaataaggctattaagctttataggtatatatagtttagtgacttctttttatagtatattaatcttattagtATCtctatatttcttaattactAGCTTAATATCCTTAGACTAAAGGGTTATAGGATAGATATTCTTACTGATAATTCTTCTTTTAATAGTAGccagtattatattatataagacctgCGAAGGTTATTAGCTATGTTCAGCAAGAGACTAGGATTAACTAACTCCTTGCTAATTAATCGAGATTataagaggaagaagttacTGCTgtctatatagcttaatagaagcttcctttataagttattaatattatagagtttatactatataagttatacctatattaaaaaacctagagtcttaagagaaaccttaacttaatattttattgaAAATTTAATCTGTCTAGATagattaacctttattaataaccttaaagaaACCAAGAAGACAAAAGCTTAAGCCGTCATAAAAATTAAATGAAGTTGTGCTGCTCACATCACTACCGCAGACACCAGTGAATGCAATCCTGACAATGACATCGTGCGGGTCCTCAATCTGAGGGACTGGCCCGTCTTGAAATCTGGCATCTCCAGGACCATATAAGAGACAAGACGGGTTCTAAGAGGTAGTCAGTATGGTGGTATGTATTTTACTCGCCACTTACTGTTTCAGTCATTCTTCTTATTGGAACCGCAGCTTGTGCGTGGTATTAGATTTGAAGAGAGGATGAACCTGAAATAGTACTGCAAGTTTTGTAGCACTGGGGTTCTTTATCTAAACACGAACCGCATATAAACACGTCAAGTATCTCCGCAACTTCAGTCAGGTGACTGTTTATCGGGATATTCTTCTCCGAATGAGGGGAAATCTTGAACCATGGACAGCACTTTTACATCTAAGCAACATTGAGAGACATTTGATTCACCCTGGAACTATAATATTTCCCGTTACAtgaatatatatctatagtcTCATTCGACTATttaagatgatgaagaaataATCAACAATGCTTTATATCTGAGGAGTAATATTTATTCTCCACGCAGTGTGGTTGCACTTATGCCTGTAGATTGTACTTAGTATTCAAGGTAGCACGTAACCTCCATCGATAAGCAAGTCACTACCCGTCATGTAGGTCGAAGCGTCGCTAGCAAGGTATAGATAAAGACCCTTGATCTCCTTGACATGTCCCTGTCTTCCTAGCACAGCCATGCGGTATGCCTCGTTGAGAGCTTCAGGGCTTGCACCCATCTTTGTGTCAAAGAAACCAGGAGATACGATGTTCACACGTGCAAACTCGCGCCACTCTCTAGCAAGGGACTTCCCAAAGTGGGTGATGAAGGCTTTGCTGCCGTTGTAAACTGGCTGGTCGGTTGGTACGTTGACGATATGGGCGCTCATGCTGGATGTGATGATGAAGTTGCCGAAACCTTGACGCTTGAAGATCTCGCCAGCGTATTTTGCAGAGTAAACAACGCCGTCAACTGTGCGGTGGTCAGACGTAGTCAATGAGTTAGACAAAATACATACCATTAACAGACATTTGCTTCTTGTATTCCTCGATAGTCTGCTCAAGAATTGGCTTTGAAATGGCCATGCCTTGATAGTATTGTCAGTTTGATTTCTCGTAGTACAATACACCAGACCATACCTGCGTTTGCGACATAAACATCAATCTTGCCGTAGTCATCAAGGACCTTTTTCAAGGCATCTTGAATCTGCTGGGCATCAGATACTGGCATAAACAAGGTAAGCTATTGCAAAGACTTTGTTCCTTTAAGTAACCCTACCATCGACCTTGTAAGCCGAAGCCTTGATTCCGTGCTTCTCCGATAATGAACGAGCCTTTTCGATAGCAGCATCGTTCCTGTGACGGCATTAGTTGATGATGTATATGAAAATGATAGAAGGACCTACGAGTTATACCACAGCGCAACATTGCCTCCGGACTCAGCATAGCCTTCAGCTACAGCGTATCCAAGACCATCAGCGGCACCATTGACAATACAGACCTTTCCGTTTAGGCGGAATTGCTCCGTCACATTGGAGGGAATGTTGGGAAAGGGTCTGGGGAAACCATCTCGTACTTTGGTGGTCTCTTCCGCTGACATAGACATGATGACTGATATGATATGAGTATTGTATATTAATATTTGCTTTGTTTATGGTGGTGAGAAGAGGGGTAGTAGAAATGTACTGTATCATAATTTACAGAGAGATACTCATGATGTATGTGCTTGAACCCCGCATAGACTCGGGGTATTGTCATCCGATCCAGTTGATCTTTATCCATCCAACAGCTTATTTCCTAATTCGAGCTCTCAAGCGAGATGTTACTTAGTATAAAGCGGTTATGGTGCCGTTATACATGAAAAAAAAGTCTAAACTTGACAGCAATACCTATTTAGGTACTATTATGTGGTCGTCGCAAAAGTCATGCATTTGCATCTATACGGTTATTCGCAATCGACAATCAATTCTGCAAGGATAGAAAGGTACCTAATATGTCACTATATGCTTGCTTACCTGTGGGTCAATCTGTCAGTTAGCCTACCTTCTGTTCAGCTGGAAAATGAGACAGACAGCCTTCGTTTTTCTCACACCGATTTCCTACGTCGCGACTATTTAGCTGCCAATTATTACAATTGGAGTCGCGAATTCCATTGGAAATGTGGTTTCTTGATTTTCAACATGATGGCTTTCCTTTCGCATCGCGTTTCTTCAGTCTCTTCGGGGTAGTATTGGTCGCGTTGCTCATTAATGCCTTTCGCAAAGGATATCAGGTCCGTATGAAGTTCAAGGCTCTTGAAGCTCAAGGAATTGTGAGTTTTCCGGTTATCTTCTTACGCTTCAAGCATCTAATCGGATTCAAAGCCAATCATGAAACATTCTATGGTCTTTGGTCATCTCGAGTCTGTCGGAAAGCTCGTTTCCTCTCTCCCGTCGGATGCCCATGGCGACTATttaatgatgatgatccgAGAGAATTGGCGTGAACTTTTCCCGCAGTGCACAAAATGCCCACCTGTCGCCTACATCGATACATGGCCTTTCACCGCACCCATGATGATATCTCTCAATCTTGATGTGTCAAATCAGTTCACCACACAACATTCCCTGCCCAAGGCGTATGAGCAGAAACATGTTCTTTACCCATTGACAAAGAACCTTGACATATCCTCTATGGAGGGCGAAGAGTGGAAGATCTGGCGTAAGAGGCTCAACCCAGCTTTCAGTGTCCAGAATATCAACAGCCGCCTCCCAGACATTCTCCAAGAAGTCGAGGAATTTGCGGCCGTTCTCAAGAGTAAGGCAGGTAAGGATGGCCAGTGGGGAGACGTTTTCTTATTTGAGAAGGCTACAACGAATCTTGCTTTCGATGTCATCGTGCGTTTTTTCCTGTAAGTTCATAGGCACCAACTGCCAGGAATCCTCCATCCATGTTCCATTCTGTATTGCTAATAGGCTTTTCACAGAGATATTCGCTTGAATGAACAATGGGGAAAGAACTCACCTATGTGCCACGCTCTTCAAGATACCATTTCTAGGATGTACTTCTTTGTTAATATCACCAATTTCATCCAGTACTACAACCCATGGCGTCATTTTAAACTATGGAAGAATTACAAAACTCTGGTTGAGAGTCTAGCTCCCACGATTCAAGAACGCATGAGCGCACTCCAGGAAGATCCAACCGCCAAAGGAAAGACACTCGTCGATCTTATTGTCCGGGCGCTTCAGGAAGAAAAAGCTGAACAGCATGGCGTCGTTAACGAAGGTAAAGGCCAATCCGCCTTGAAGTTCGACTCCGACTTTATGGACATGGCTGTAGGTCAAATGAATACCTTCCTGTTTGCTGGTTTTGATACCACTGCGGCGACCATAGCATGGCTGTTCCGCTTATTGTGCCAACACCCAGACGTCATGGCCAAGCTACGAGAAGAGCACGATGCCGTCTTAGGGCCGAATGCTTGGGACGCTGCAAACGTGATAAAGAAGGATCATCAGTTGGTGAATCAGCTCCCATACACCCTAGCTGTTCTCAAGGAATCTATGCGATACCACACCAATGTTGGCACCATGCGTCGTGGTGAACCGGGTTTCTTTCTTATTGGTCCTCCTGGTTCCGATCCTGGCTTTAATGGTAAGAAGTTGCCCACCGAAGGCTTCGTTATCTGGGATGGCTCTTGGGCAATCCATCACGACCCTGATATCTGGCATCGACCGGATGAGTTTATTCCAGAGCGCTTCCTCGTCACCGATCGTCAAGATCCATTGTTTCCGCCAACTAACGGTTGGCGATCTTTCTTGGCGGGGCCTCGGAATTGCATTGGGCAGAATCTTGTTGTACTTGAGATCAAGTTGGTCATGGCACTGGTGACTAGATGCTTTGATGTTGAGGTTGCATGGGAGGAATGGGATCGAGTCAAGTAAGTCCTTTCACATGTGGAGTCCATTCATGAATTATTGCTGATCCGGCCCCTTTACAGTGGAATAACCAACTCCACGAAAGCGCCTACAGTATGGGGTGATCGTTGTTATCAAGTTGGAGCAGACTCGCCACCGAGAGTCAAGGATCGTATGCCGGTGCATGTTAGGATTCGCACACAGTAATACGGCAGTTGATCTTGTAGAAAATGGCAATGTATCAGATGCTGGATAAGCTTTGGGAGTAAATGGCGGCATTAATACGCGTATCATCGGGTGTCCTCGTTGAAGATCACTGGATTGCCATCAACCccatttttatattattattctttcgGGGAAACCATTGTTGCTACATACAACAGGAAAGGACATCAGTATGTACCTTGAATTCTTCACTCAATTCTTCTCATATTTCACCACACTCAGACCCCCTTGAGCAATATCAGTCCTGAACACCTTGGGTTCAAATGACACGCACTCGACCCCCTGGTAGGCCTTGTCCCGGGCCTGTTGCAAGGTCTCTCCGTAGGCGGCCACGGAGAACACCCGCCCTCCTGCTGTCCTCAGGGATCCATCGCCGCCTTCATCTAGGCGAGTTCCTGCGTGAAAAATGATAACGTCACCAGGCGGCGTCCTCAGCGCGATGGTCTTGCCTGTCTCATAATCACCAGGATATCCACCCGATGCAATAACAACATTACAAGCAAAACCTGGTTTGACCTTGATGGTGTTTTTGGCTTGGTTAAGTGTACCGTTTGTGCATGATAGTAAGACACTGGCTAGGTCTGTTTCCTCAGACAAGAGAAGCATGGAGCTTTGAGTCTCTGGGTCACCGAACC carries:
- a CDS encoding hypothetical protein (SECRETED:SignalP(1-19)~MEROPS:MER0001288); its protein translation is MKLTYIVLSLALWANVACAYKRLSPQQAADSIKGQDLDNSLQKLYKIALDNNSSRAFGLPGYKASLDFVHERLSQGDQFDISVQPFTHLFSQTRKIALTGPEGEDVDVVSLQYNHATSLPGGVTAPLVLIPIDDERGSGCFEDQWKGIDVKGKIALIKRGKCHFINKLKLAKENGASAAIVFNDNPAQTAGSGSLGAENIGKLAPVGVITYDQGNAWAERLKDGETLEINLTIDVLNEKRETWQIIADTKEGNPNNIVMLGAHLDSVQEGPGINDNGSGVAALLSIVEAIKYKSFKNKLRFAFWGAEESGMIGSTYYVSSLSEEEASKIRFYYNYDMIASLQPYYIVYSDSDAHKAGAKYLYEYLTDHGYPAEYAPFGSSSDYIGFLELGIPSSGIFTGAGPPQDICYHTACDDIKNINKEAFLINAKAAAYGAASLALSVEDVPKHETSSTNPLSKRGIARNMARWANVARGAEKVHSCGSRRKVFM